A single window of Archangium gephyra DNA harbors:
- the fabF gene encoding beta-ketoacyl-ACP synthase II, which yields MSNRRVVVTGTGIITALGTGTEKNWQAMLAGKSGIGPITRFDTKKIDTNFAGEAKDFEPEQFIDKREVRRMDLFSQFALAAADMAVKESGLPVGPDAPHGYAPEKVGVIVGSGIGGISSLEEQHRKGLEKGFDRLSPFFIIQMIINMAPGLISMRYGCKGPNWAPVSACATSAHAIGEAWKSIRLGETDAVIAGGSEAAITPLGMGGFSVMKALSNRNGDPSAASRPFDKDRDGFVMGEGAGIIVLEEMEHAKKRGANILAELVGYGANSDAHHVTQPAPEGEGAARCMRLALASAGMNPEDVGYINAHGTSTPFNDANETKAIKAVFGAHARKVAVSSTKSMTGHMLGAAGGAEAVVSVMTLLRGVLPPTINYTTPDPDCDLDYVPNQAREQRVDAVMSNSFGFGGTNAVLVFKRFK from the coding sequence GTGTCAAACCGTCGAGTCGTCGTCACCGGCACCGGAATCATCACGGCACTGGGAACCGGGACCGAGAAGAACTGGCAGGCGATGCTCGCCGGCAAGTCTGGTATCGGACCCATCACCCGCTTCGATACGAAGAAGATCGATACGAACTTCGCCGGTGAGGCGAAGGACTTCGAGCCGGAGCAGTTCATCGACAAGCGCGAAGTGCGCCGGATGGACTTGTTCTCCCAATTCGCGCTCGCCGCGGCCGACATGGCCGTGAAGGAGAGCGGTCTGCCGGTCGGGCCGGACGCCCCCCACGGCTATGCGCCCGAGAAGGTGGGCGTCATTGTCGGCTCGGGCATCGGCGGCATCTCCTCCCTGGAGGAGCAGCACCGCAAGGGGCTGGAGAAGGGGTTCGACCGCCTGTCTCCCTTCTTCATCATCCAGATGATCATCAACATGGCGCCTGGCCTCATCTCCATGCGCTATGGCTGCAAGGGGCCCAACTGGGCGCCCGTGTCGGCCTGCGCCACCAGCGCCCACGCCATCGGCGAGGCCTGGAAGTCCATCCGCCTGGGTGAGACGGACGCGGTCATCGCCGGAGGCTCCGAGGCCGCCATCACCCCGCTGGGCATGGGTGGCTTCTCGGTGATGAAGGCGCTGTCCAACCGCAACGGGGACCCGTCGGCCGCCAGCCGTCCGTTCGACAAGGACCGCGACGGTTTCGTGATGGGCGAGGGCGCCGGCATCATCGTGCTCGAGGAGATGGAGCACGCGAAGAAGCGTGGCGCCAACATCCTGGCGGAGCTGGTGGGCTACGGGGCCAACTCGGACGCGCACCACGTGACGCAGCCGGCCCCCGAGGGCGAGGGCGCGGCGCGCTGCATGCGTCTGGCGCTGGCGTCCGCGGGGATGAACCCCGAGGACGTGGGCTACATCAACGCGCACGGCACCTCGACGCCGTTCAACGACGCAAACGAGACGAAGGCCATCAAGGCGGTCTTCGGTGCACACGCCCGCAAGGTGGCCGTGTCCTCCACCAAGTCCATGACCGGCCACATGCTGGGCGCGGCCGGTGGCGCGGAGGCGGTGGTGAGCGTGATGACGCTGCTGCGCGGCGTGCTCCCGCCGACCATCAACTACACCACGCCGGATCCGGACTGCGATCTGGACTACGTGCCCAACCAGGCGCGTGAGCAGCGCGTGGACGCGGTGATGAGCAACTCGTTCGGCTTCGGCGGCACCAACGCGGTGCTCGTCTTCAAGCGCTTCAAGTAG
- the rpmF gene encoding 50S ribosomal protein L32, with protein MGVPKKRTSKMRRDRRRAANNNLRSAVQVIQCANCKEPVLPHRACAACGHYKGRETVPGAQA; from the coding sequence GTGGGTGTTCCCAAGAAGCGTACGTCCAAGATGCGTCGTGACCGCCGCCGGGCGGCCAACAACAACCTGCGGAGCGCGGTGCAGGTGATTCAGTGCGCCAACTGCAAGGAGCCGGTGCTCCCCCACCGCGCTTGCGCGGCGTGCGGCCACTACAAGGGCCGCGAGACGGTGCCGGGCGCCCAGGCCTGA
- a CDS encoding glycoside hydrolase family 15 protein, whose translation MDLYSAAKRMNRPFRFSNPASYREISLASRGLIGDGITCALVRPDGVIDWLCFPRFDSPSVFAAILDDERGGFTGITPAVWPFESLQRYDPDTNVLETLFRVERQGVVRIIDYMPWTNDPRASIHEVHRRIECVEGSLDLDVVFDPRFRYGEEETRLEREEHGLVARGARGERMVAVLDGETHWEPRGASGLRARIRLGRGERRWMILAWDSDRPEPVAAYRPYELLRATRQAWRDWSRQLQYEGPWRHHVLRSALALKLLMYSPTGAMVAAATTSLPEWIGGPRNWDYRYSWVRDAAMAVRATNLIGYPNESREFFYFVRDTLKHGEPLQVMYTLDGGPVPEERVLEHLSGFQGSSPVRIGNDARDQLQFDTAGALLDAAYLYERFGGRLPLRTWSLLKRVIETTARRWREPDHGIWEPRLEKRHNVHSKLMCWLALHRGRHLARLFAEPELQEFCAHESELIRQDILHHGVDPSGRHFVGFYGGNEPDSSLLLLPIAGCFRACEPLVQGTIDWLRSELGAGRFLRRYRMDDGVGGPEGGFLLCGFWLVEALVLSNRLEEAEKVFMYHAEAANHLGLLAEEVHPLTREQLGNFPQAFSHLGLINAAARIDLALRMRDEGELAPPHLLESEPPPIPGSSCHDTWIGL comes from the coding sequence ATGGACCTCTACAGTGCCGCCAAGCGGATGAACCGGCCGTTCCGGTTCTCGAATCCGGCGTCGTACCGGGAGATCTCCCTGGCCAGCCGGGGGCTGATCGGGGACGGCATCACGTGCGCCCTGGTCCGCCCCGACGGGGTCATCGACTGGCTCTGTTTTCCCCGCTTCGACAGCCCGAGCGTCTTCGCGGCGATCCTCGATGATGAGCGGGGCGGTTTCACCGGCATCACCCCGGCCGTCTGGCCCTTCGAGAGCCTGCAGCGCTACGACCCGGACACCAACGTGCTGGAGACGCTCTTCCGCGTCGAGCGCCAGGGCGTCGTGCGGATCATCGACTACATGCCGTGGACGAATGATCCCCGGGCCAGCATCCACGAGGTGCACCGGCGCATCGAGTGCGTGGAGGGCTCGCTCGACCTGGACGTCGTCTTCGATCCGCGGTTCCGGTACGGCGAGGAGGAGACGCGGCTGGAGCGCGAGGAGCACGGGCTGGTGGCGCGGGGCGCCCGTGGCGAGCGGATGGTCGCGGTGCTCGATGGGGAGACGCACTGGGAGCCCCGGGGCGCGTCGGGCCTGCGGGCGCGCATCCGGCTCGGCAGGGGAGAGCGGCGCTGGATGATTCTGGCCTGGGACTCGGATCGTCCGGAGCCCGTGGCCGCGTACCGGCCCTACGAGCTGCTCCGCGCCACGCGCCAGGCCTGGCGGGACTGGTCCCGGCAGCTCCAGTACGAGGGGCCGTGGCGGCACCACGTGCTGCGCTCGGCGCTGGCGTTGAAGCTGCTGATGTACTCGCCCACCGGCGCCATGGTGGCCGCGGCCACCACCTCCCTGCCCGAGTGGATTGGAGGGCCTCGCAACTGGGACTACCGCTACAGCTGGGTGCGGGACGCGGCCATGGCCGTGCGGGCCACCAATCTGATCGGCTACCCGAACGAGTCCCGCGAGTTCTTCTACTTCGTGCGCGACACGTTGAAGCACGGCGAGCCCCTCCAGGTGATGTACACGCTGGATGGAGGGCCGGTGCCCGAGGAGCGGGTCCTCGAGCACCTGTCCGGGTTCCAGGGCTCGAGCCCGGTGCGCATTGGCAACGATGCCCGGGATCAGCTCCAGTTCGACACCGCGGGGGCGTTGCTCGACGCGGCCTATCTCTACGAGCGGTTCGGCGGCCGGCTGCCGCTGCGCACCTGGTCTCTGCTCAAGCGGGTCATCGAGACCACCGCCCGCCGTTGGCGCGAGCCGGATCACGGCATCTGGGAGCCGCGCCTGGAGAAGCGGCACAACGTCCATTCCAAGCTCATGTGCTGGTTGGCGCTCCACCGCGGCCGCCACCTGGCCCGGCTCTTCGCCGAGCCCGAGCTCCAGGAGTTCTGCGCCCACGAGTCGGAGCTCATCCGCCAGGACATCCTCCACCATGGCGTGGACCCCTCGGGCCGGCACTTCGTGGGCTTCTATGGCGGCAATGAGCCGGACTCGTCGCTGCTGCTGCTGCCCATCGCGGGGTGCTTCCGGGCCTGCGAGCCGCTCGTGCAGGGGACCATCGACTGGTTGCGCTCGGAGCTGGGGGCGGGCCGTTTCCTGCGCCGCTACCGGATGGACGATGGGGTGGGAGGGCCGGAGGGGGGCTTCCTCCTGTGCGGCTTCTGGCTCGTCGAGGCGCTGGTGCTGTCCAACCGGCTCGAGGAGGCCGAGAAGGTCTTCATGTACCACGCGGAGGCGGCCAACCACCTCGGGCTGCTCGCCGAGGAGGTGCACCCGCTCACGCGCGAGCAGCTGGGCAACTTCCCCCAGGCCTTCAGCCACCTGGGGCTCATCAACGCCGCGGCGCGAATCGATCTGGCGCTGCGGATGCGGGACGAGGGCGAGCTGGCGCCCCCGCACCTGCTCGAGTCCGAGCCGCCCCCCATCCCGGGCAGCTCCTGTCATGACACGTGGATCGGCCTATGA
- the acpP gene encoding acyl carrier protein, which produces MSTHAIEAKVKNIIADQLGVGEDEIKPESSFIEDLGADSLDIVELVMAMEEEFEVEIPDEEAENIKTVGDAINYINTHKK; this is translated from the coding sequence ATGTCGACTCATGCTATCGAGGCCAAGGTCAAGAACATCATCGCCGATCAGTTGGGCGTGGGGGAGGACGAGATCAAGCCGGAGTCCTCCTTCATCGAGGACCTGGGCGCGGACAGCCTCGACATCGTGGAGCTGGTGATGGCGATGGAGGAGGAGTTCGAGGTCGAGATCCCCGACGAGGAGGCCGAGAACATCAAGACCGTCGGCGACGCCATCAACTACATCAACACCCACAAGAAGTAG
- the fabD gene encoding ACP S-malonyltransferase, with the protein MSKIAFVFPGQGSQAVGMGKDLYEKFPEARAVFEAADEALGEKFSQVLFEGPEAALKQTANTQPAILIVSVAAHAVFSKRGPAPAFVAGHSLGEYSALVAAGALQLADAVRAVRARGTFMQEAVPEGVGAMAAVMGLEPAKVKAACDAAGEGQVVSPANYNSPEQTVIAGNAQAVERAIAKAKELGGKAKVLPVSAPFHCALMDPVKPRLAEVLAKVKVSAPSVPVVTNVEAAPNSDAARVVPLLLEQVSSSVRWVESIQALQAQGVTRVVELGPGKVLNGLIKRITKDIESFNVEDSASLEKTLAALGA; encoded by the coding sequence ATGTCCAAGATCGCGTTCGTCTTCCCCGGGCAGGGCAGCCAGGCTGTCGGCATGGGGAAGGACCTGTACGAGAAGTTTCCCGAGGCCCGGGCCGTCTTCGAGGCGGCCGACGAGGCGCTGGGCGAGAAGTTCTCCCAGGTGCTCTTCGAGGGACCGGAGGCCGCGCTGAAGCAGACGGCCAACACGCAGCCGGCCATCCTCATCGTGTCGGTGGCGGCGCATGCCGTGTTCTCCAAGCGGGGACCGGCGCCGGCCTTCGTGGCGGGGCACTCGCTGGGGGAGTACTCGGCGCTGGTGGCGGCGGGCGCGCTGCAGCTGGCGGACGCGGTCCGGGCGGTGCGGGCCCGTGGCACCTTCATGCAGGAGGCGGTGCCCGAGGGCGTGGGCGCCATGGCCGCGGTGATGGGCCTGGAGCCGGCCAAGGTGAAGGCGGCGTGCGACGCGGCGGGCGAGGGCCAGGTGGTGTCCCCGGCCAACTACAACTCGCCGGAGCAGACGGTGATCGCCGGCAATGCCCAGGCCGTGGAGCGGGCCATCGCCAAGGCGAAGGAGCTGGGGGGCAAGGCGAAGGTGCTGCCCGTGTCCGCCCCCTTCCACTGCGCGCTGATGGATCCGGTGAAGCCCCGGCTGGCCGAGGTGCTGGCGAAGGTGAAGGTGTCCGCCCCCTCCGTCCCGGTGGTGACGAACGTGGAAGCGGCCCCCAACAGCGACGCGGCCCGCGTGGTGCCGCTGCTGCTGGAGCAGGTGAGCTCCTCGGTGCGTTGGGTGGAGAGCATCCAGGCCCTCCAGGCCCAGGGTGTGACGCGGGTCGTCGAGCTGGGCCCCGGTAAGGTGCTCAACGGCCTCATCAAGCGCATCACCAAGGATATCGAGTCGTTCAACGTGGAAGACTCCGCGAGCCTGGAGAAGACCCTCGCGGCACTGGGAGCCTGA
- the rpiB gene encoding ribose 5-phosphate isomerase B, which produces MKVIIASDHAGLELRRELVSVLQELRAEVHDVGPTTTASVDYPDFAKTVCKAVAAGEYQYGVLVCGTGIGMSITANKYRGIRAALCTSEFEARMTRAHNDANVLCLGQRVVGAGLARSIVEAFVATPFEGGRHQKRLDKIREAESESGR; this is translated from the coding sequence GTGAAGGTCATCATCGCGTCGGATCATGCGGGCCTGGAGCTGCGCCGTGAGCTGGTGAGCGTGCTCCAGGAGTTGCGCGCCGAGGTCCATGACGTGGGCCCCACCACCACCGCCTCGGTGGACTACCCGGACTTCGCGAAGACGGTGTGCAAGGCGGTGGCGGCGGGTGAGTACCAGTACGGCGTGCTGGTGTGCGGGACCGGGATTGGCATGAGCATCACGGCCAACAAGTACCGGGGCATCCGCGCGGCGCTGTGCACCAGTGAGTTCGAGGCGCGCATGACGCGGGCCCACAACGACGCCAACGTGCTGTGCCTGGGCCAGCGCGTCGTCGGAGCGGGGCTGGCGCGCAGCATCGTGGAGGCCTTCGTGGCCACGCCCTTCGAGGGCGGCCGGCACCAGAAGCGCCTGGACAAGATTCGCGAGGCCGAGTCCGAGAGCGGACGCTGA
- the glyA gene encoding serine hydroxymethyltransferase, whose translation MENIRKLAEIDPEIAKVVHDETRRQEEGLELIASENFVSPAVMEAMGSVLTNKYAEGYPGKRYYGGCEVVDVAENLAISRAKELFGAEYVNVQAHSGSQANMGAYMALMKPGDTILSLDLNSGGHLTHGAAFNFSGKLYKIVHYGLTRDTETLDYAQAAALAKEHKPKVVVVGASAYPRTIDFAKFREIADSVGAAMMVDMAHIAGLVAAGVHPSPVPLADIVTSTTHKTLRGPRGGLVLSKEQYGKTLNSQIFPGIQGGPLMHVIAAKAVAFREALSPEFKAYQRQIVANAQALAEALKRGGLRLCSGGTDNHLMLVDLRPKNLTGKVAEEVLGKAGITVNKNMIPFDPEKPMVTSGVRIGTPAISSRGMKEAEMATVGAFVVEALDNASDDKRLANIRSRIEEFTRSFPLYASRLK comes from the coding sequence ATGGAGAACATCCGTAAGCTGGCCGAGATCGATCCGGAGATTGCCAAGGTCGTTCACGACGAGACGCGCCGCCAGGAAGAAGGCCTGGAGCTGATCGCCTCGGAGAATTTCGTGAGCCCCGCCGTGATGGAGGCGATGGGCTCGGTGCTGACGAACAAGTACGCCGAGGGCTACCCGGGCAAGCGCTACTACGGCGGTTGCGAGGTGGTGGACGTGGCGGAGAACCTCGCCATCTCCCGCGCCAAGGAGCTGTTCGGCGCCGAGTACGTCAACGTCCAGGCCCACTCGGGCAGCCAGGCCAACATGGGCGCCTACATGGCGCTGATGAAGCCCGGTGACACCATCCTCTCGTTGGACTTGAACTCCGGCGGCCACCTCACCCACGGCGCCGCGTTCAACTTCTCCGGCAAGCTCTACAAGATCGTCCACTACGGGCTGACCCGGGACACCGAGACGCTGGACTACGCCCAGGCCGCGGCGCTCGCCAAGGAGCACAAGCCGAAGGTGGTGGTGGTGGGTGCCTCGGCGTACCCGCGCACCATCGACTTCGCGAAGTTCCGCGAGATCGCCGACAGCGTGGGCGCGGCGATGATGGTGGACATGGCGCACATCGCCGGCCTGGTGGCCGCGGGCGTGCACCCCTCGCCGGTGCCCCTGGCGGACATCGTCACCTCCACCACGCACAAGACGCTGCGCGGCCCGCGCGGTGGCCTCGTGCTGAGCAAGGAGCAGTACGGCAAGACGCTCAACAGCCAGATCTTCCCGGGCATCCAGGGCGGTCCGCTGATGCACGTCATCGCCGCCAAGGCGGTGGCCTTCCGCGAGGCGCTCAGCCCCGAGTTCAAGGCCTACCAGCGGCAGATCGTCGCCAACGCCCAGGCCCTGGCCGAGGCCCTCAAGCGCGGCGGCCTGCGCCTGTGCTCGGGCGGCACGGACAACCACCTGATGCTGGTGGACCTGCGCCCCAAGAACCTCACCGGCAAGGTGGCCGAGGAGGTGCTGGGCAAGGCCGGCATCACGGTGAACAAGAACATGATCCCCTTCGACCCGGAGAAGCCCATGGTGACGTCGGGCGTGCGCATCGGCACGCCGGCCATCTCCTCGCGCGGGATGAAGGAGGCGGAGATGGCCACCGTCGGTGCCTTCGTCGTGGAGGCGCTGGACAACGCCTCGGACGACAAGCGGCTGGCGAACATCCGCTCGCGCATCGAGGAGTTCACCCGGAGCTTCCCGCTCTACGCCTCGCGGCTGAAGTAG
- a CDS encoding beta-ketoacyl-ACP synthase III — protein sequence MARTQIIGTGSYAPEKVLTNADLEKIVDTTDEWITARTGIRKRRVAAPGEATSDMAVQAARRALEMAGVQPEELGLIVVGTVTPDMPMPSCAAVVQAKLGAKNAFAFDVSAACSGSLYALNVADQFIRTGQVKRALVIGAEMLSRAVNWEDRNTCVLFGDAAGAMVLAPTEDAERGLLSTHLYTDGSFADILCIPGGGTSKPTCEAVLKEKLHTLHMNGREVFKFAVRALADSTHTALKSNGLHVRDVDHVISHQANIRILEAVLQRLELPVEKCWLNLHEYGNTSSASLPMTLDEANRAGRLKQGDVVAMMAIGAGMTWGSAVMRW from the coding sequence TTGGCACGCACGCAAATCATCGGTACCGGCTCGTACGCACCGGAGAAGGTCCTGACCAACGCCGACCTCGAAAAGATCGTCGACACGACGGATGAGTGGATCACCGCGCGTACGGGGATCCGCAAGCGTCGCGTGGCGGCACCGGGCGAGGCGACGAGCGACATGGCCGTGCAGGCGGCCCGCCGTGCGCTGGAGATGGCGGGAGTCCAGCCGGAGGAGCTGGGGCTCATCGTGGTGGGCACCGTGACGCCGGACATGCCCATGCCCTCCTGCGCGGCCGTGGTGCAGGCCAAGCTGGGCGCGAAGAACGCCTTCGCCTTCGACGTGTCGGCGGCGTGCTCCGGCTCGCTCTACGCCCTCAACGTGGCGGACCAGTTCATCCGCACCGGCCAGGTGAAGCGCGCGCTGGTCATCGGCGCGGAGATGCTCAGCCGGGCGGTCAACTGGGAGGACCGCAACACGTGCGTGCTCTTCGGGGACGCAGCGGGCGCCATGGTGCTCGCGCCCACCGAGGACGCGGAGCGCGGACTGCTCTCCACGCACCTGTACACGGACGGCTCCTTCGCGGACATCCTCTGCATCCCGGGCGGTGGCACGAGCAAGCCCACGTGTGAGGCGGTGCTGAAGGAGAAGCTGCACACGCTGCACATGAATGGCCGCGAGGTCTTCAAGTTCGCGGTGCGCGCGCTGGCGGACTCGACGCACACGGCCCTGAAGTCCAACGGGCTGCACGTGCGGGACGTGGACCATGTCATTTCGCACCAGGCCAACATCCGCATCCTCGAGGCGGTGCTCCAGCGGCTGGAGCTGCCGGTGGAGAAGTGCTGGCTCAACCTGCACGAATACGGCAATACGTCCTCCGCGTCGCTGCCCATGACGCTGGACGAGGCCAACCGGGCCGGCCGGCTCAAGCAGGGAGACGTGGTGGCGATGATGGCCATCGGCGCGGGGATGACGTGGGGCAGCGCGGTGATGCGCTGGTGA
- the plsX gene encoding phosphate acyltransferase PlsX: MRLVLDAMGGDHAPAAPVEGALLFAREHPAHEVVLVGDLVRLREPLSQAGGLPPNVRLHPASQVVEMEDHAFSAIRRKKDSSLRVGFELVRRGEADALVSAGHSGAVMAGGLLVLGRIPGVERPAIATLLPALEGVGRCLLLDAGANVECRPVHLAQWAVLGAAYVRARLGIPRPRVALLSNGEEPSKGTSLTREASALLRASDLAFTGYVEGKDLFSGDVEVVVTDGFTGNVVLKTSEGVAAAVTGLLRSAIERRGGLPEKLGALLLQPTFTGLKKVMDYAEYGGAPLLGIEGVGIVAHGRSSPRALQKALEAALQTAQAGLRTELTRCIADAAAWLPARQRGKGATAEAFSD; encoded by the coding sequence ATGAGGCTCGTCCTGGATGCGATGGGGGGTGACCATGCCCCCGCGGCCCCCGTGGAGGGGGCCCTCCTGTTCGCGCGCGAGCACCCGGCGCACGAGGTGGTGCTGGTGGGGGATCTGGTGCGTCTGCGCGAGCCCCTGTCCCAGGCCGGGGGTCTGCCCCCCAACGTGCGCCTGCACCCCGCCTCCCAGGTGGTGGAGATGGAGGATCACGCCTTCTCCGCCATCCGCCGCAAGAAGGACTCCTCCCTGCGGGTGGGCTTCGAGCTGGTGCGCCGGGGCGAGGCGGACGCGCTGGTGTCGGCGGGGCACTCGGGCGCGGTGATGGCGGGCGGGCTGCTGGTGCTGGGCCGCATCCCCGGGGTGGAGCGTCCGGCCATCGCCACGCTGCTGCCGGCCCTCGAGGGGGTGGGGCGCTGTCTGCTGCTGGATGCCGGGGCCAATGTGGAGTGCCGGCCCGTCCACCTGGCCCAGTGGGCGGTGCTGGGGGCCGCCTACGTGCGCGCGCGCCTGGGCATCCCCCGTCCCCGCGTGGCGCTGCTCTCCAATGGAGAGGAGCCCTCCAAGGGCACGTCCCTGACTCGCGAGGCCTCCGCGCTGCTGCGGGCCTCGGATCTGGCGTTCACCGGCTACGTGGAGGGGAAGGATCTCTTCTCCGGGGACGTGGAGGTGGTGGTCACCGATGGCTTCACGGGCAACGTGGTCCTCAAGACGTCCGAGGGGGTGGCGGCGGCCGTCACGGGGCTCTTGCGCTCGGCCATCGAGCGGCGCGGGGGCCTGCCGGAGAAGCTGGGCGCGTTGCTGCTCCAGCCCACCTTCACGGGCCTGAAGAAGGTGATGGACTACGCGGAGTACGGCGGCGCGCCCCTGCTGGGGATTGAGGGCGTGGGCATCGTCGCGCATGGCCGCAGCTCGCCCCGGGCGCTCCAGAAGGCGCTGGAGGCCGCCCTGCAGACGGCCCAGGCCGGATTGCGCACCGAGTTGACGCGTTGCATCGCGGACGCCGCCGCCTGGCTCCCTGCCCGGCAGCGGGGAAAGGGAGCGACAGCCGAGGCCTTTTCCGATTAG
- a CDS encoding mechanosensitive ion channel family protein encodes MEAILNQLKSLALTEALPFILKAVGALVLWFVGRTIITGFRRVLNLGLQKRQLDATLIRYIESLFAGSLTILLLLAILGMMGVETTSFAALLAAAGIAIGTAWSGLLSNFAAGVFLLVLRPFRVGDEISAGGAAGIVQEIGLFATTIDTGDNLRISVGNNRLFGDNIVNFTHHTHRKVSVKVPLLHGVDVATMMRALQERVAVVPGVQEQPAPSVEVVEFTALGPVLGVGAFCKPTQAGPTQAAIAHAVAEFLMASGYAVPQQTTQQLLAKAS; translated from the coding sequence ATGGAAGCCATTCTCAATCAATTGAAGTCGTTGGCCCTCACCGAAGCCCTCCCCTTCATCCTCAAGGCCGTGGGCGCCCTGGTGCTGTGGTTCGTGGGCCGGACGATCATCACCGGTTTCCGGCGCGTGCTGAACCTGGGCCTGCAGAAGCGCCAGCTCGACGCCACCCTCATCCGCTACATCGAGTCGCTGTTCGCCGGCTCCCTCACCATCCTCCTGCTGCTGGCCATCCTGGGAATGATGGGGGTGGAGACCACCTCGTTCGCCGCGCTGCTGGCGGCCGCGGGCATCGCGATCGGCACGGCCTGGTCCGGCCTGCTGTCCAACTTCGCCGCGGGCGTGTTCCTGCTCGTGCTGCGCCCCTTCCGCGTGGGGGATGAGATCTCCGCGGGTGGCGCCGCCGGCATCGTGCAGGAGATCGGCCTGTTCGCCACCACCATCGACACGGGCGACAACCTGCGCATCTCCGTCGGCAACAACCGGCTGTTCGGCGACAACATCGTCAACTTCACCCACCACACCCACCGCAAGGTCTCCGTCAAGGTGCCGCTGCTGCACGGCGTGGACGTGGCCACGATGATGCGCGCCCTGCAGGAGCGCGTGGCGGTGGTGCCCGGCGTCCAGGAGCAGCCCGCTCCCAGCGTCGAGGTGGTGGAGTTCACCGCGCTCGGGCCCGTGCTGGGCGTGGGCGCGTTCTGCAAGCCCACCCAGGCCGGCCCCACCCAGGCCGCCATCGCCCACGCCGTGGCGGAGTTCCTCATGGCCTCCGGGTACGCCGTCCCCCAGCAGACCACCCAGCAGCTGCTCGCCAAGGCCAGCTGA
- the fabG gene encoding 3-oxoacyl-[acyl-carrier-protein] reductase, protein MSAFKDKVVLVTGGSRGIGRSIAVGFAKQGATVVFSYAGNEAAAQETLGLIQAAGSKGEAVRFDVSDSTACASAVEGVLKTHGRLDVLVNNAGVAVDGLVMRVKDEDWDKQLDTNLKGAFALIRAVSRPMMKQKGGAIINLTSVVGEMGNGGQVAYSASKAGLIGLTKSVARELASRNIRVNAVSPGFIGTDMTSHLGGETREKMEAAIPLGRLGSPEDVANAVLFLASDAAAYITGEVLKVNGGMYM, encoded by the coding sequence ATGAGCGCGTTCAAGGACAAGGTGGTGCTGGTGACGGGTGGCTCCCGGGGTATTGGCCGCTCCATCGCGGTGGGCTTCGCGAAGCAGGGCGCCACGGTGGTGTTCAGCTACGCGGGCAACGAGGCCGCGGCGCAGGAGACCCTGGGCCTCATCCAGGCCGCGGGCTCCAAGGGCGAGGCGGTGCGCTTCGACGTGTCGGACTCCACGGCCTGTGCCAGCGCCGTGGAGGGCGTCCTCAAGACGCACGGCCGCCTGGACGTGCTCGTCAACAACGCGGGCGTGGCCGTGGACGGCCTGGTCATGCGGGTGAAGGACGAGGACTGGGACAAGCAGCTGGACACCAACCTCAAGGGCGCCTTCGCGCTCATCCGCGCCGTCAGCCGGCCCATGATGAAGCAGAAGGGCGGCGCCATCATCAACCTGACCTCCGTGGTCGGGGAGATGGGCAACGGCGGACAGGTCGCCTACTCGGCTTCCAAAGCGGGCCTCATCGGCCTGACCAAGTCCGTGGCCCGGGAGCTGGCCAGCCGCAACATCCGCGTCAACGCCGTGTCCCCGGGTTTCATCGGCACGGACATGACCTCGCACCTGGGCGGGGAGACGCGGGAGAAGATGGAAGCCGCCATTCCCCTGGGGCGCCTGGGCTCCCCGGAGGACGTGGCCAACGCCGTCCTCTTCCTCGCCAGCGATGCCGCCGCCTACATCACCGGAGAAGTCCTGAAGGTGAATGGCGGCATGTACATGTAG
- a CDS encoding DoxX family protein, whose product MKLKIAYWVLTGLFGLMMLASGSMYLSGAPQPVEGFRHLGYPDYFRILLGISKILGAVALLVPVVPRTLREWAYAGFTINLVAASVSHYASGDPTGQVVTPLVILGVLLTSHQLWHRVSQGAAEPQSAVRPAMG is encoded by the coding sequence ATGAAGCTGAAGATCGCGTACTGGGTCCTGACCGGACTGTTCGGCCTGATGATGCTGGCCTCGGGGAGCATGTACCTCAGCGGCGCCCCGCAGCCGGTGGAAGGGTTCCGCCACCTGGGCTACCCGGACTACTTCCGCATCCTGCTGGGCATCTCGAAGATCCTGGGCGCGGTGGCCCTGCTGGTGCCGGTGGTGCCGCGCACGCTGCGCGAGTGGGCCTACGCGGGCTTCACCATCAACCTGGTGGCGGCCTCGGTGTCCCACTACGCCTCGGGAGATCCGACGGGCCAGGTGGTGACGCCGCTCGTCATCCTCGGCGTGCTGCTCACCTCGCACCAGCTCTGGCACCGCGTGTCGCAGGGCGCCGCCGAGCCGCAGTCCGCCGTCCGCCCCGCGATGGGCTGA